From the genome of Paracoccus seriniphilus, one region includes:
- a CDS encoding SoxS protein, which yields MSPTRTRRSFLVQAAALTLTAPALLHHGAQAAVANPPRIDWDATPVRLMMVESKGCIYCEAWRREIGPGYPLSSEGRAAPLLPIDIDGPWPDGLALERRPTITPTFILLRQGVELTRLEGYPGDQFFYPAIALMMTRAGIPTG from the coding sequence ATGTCACCCACCCGGACCAGACGATCCTTTCTTGTTCAGGCTGCGGCGCTGACCCTGACGGCACCGGCCTTGCTGCATCACGGCGCGCAGGCGGCTGTGGCCAACCCGCCGCGCATCGACTGGGATGCAACCCCGGTGCGGCTGATGATGGTTGAATCGAAGGGCTGCATCTATTGCGAGGCATGGCGGCGCGAAATCGGCCCCGGCTATCCCCTATCGTCCGAGGGACGCGCCGCGCCCCTGTTGCCCATCGATATCGACGGCCCCTGGCCCGATGGCCTGGCGCTGGAGCGGCGACCCACCATCACTCCGACATTCATTCTCTTGCGCCAGGGCGTGGAGCTGACCCGGCTGGAGGGCTATCCGGGCGATCAGTTCTTCTATCCGGCCATTGCGCTGATGATGACCAGGGCGGGAATCCCGACCGGTTGA
- the soxX gene encoding sulfur oxidation c-type cytochrome SoxX encodes MPRHAASSAIAMLAAIVLTGPAAAETASQDVIFAEDGSVAAPLSDRPGDAAEGARIYSDKGSGNCVACHVISTRTDAEFQGTIGPALDGAGDRWTEAQLRGIVADAKRTFPDSMMPSLYKTSGYIRPGDGFSGKAGTEPLPTLLSAQQIEDVVAYLVTLKE; translated from the coding sequence ATGCCACGCCACGCCGCTTCTTCGGCAATCGCGATGCTTGCGGCGATTGTCCTGACGGGACCAGCCGCCGCCGAGACTGCTTCGCAGGATGTGATCTTTGCCGAGGACGGATCTGTTGCGGCCCCGCTTTCGGATCGCCCCGGTGATGCTGCCGAAGGTGCCCGGATCTATTCCGACAAGGGCAGCGGAAACTGTGTGGCCTGTCATGTGATCAGCACGCGTACCGACGCGGAATTTCAGGGCACCATCGGGCCCGCGCTGGATGGGGCGGGGGATCGCTGGACCGAGGCGCAGCTGCGCGGAATCGTCGCGGATGCCAAGCGGACCTTCCCGGATTCGATGATGCCCAGCCTTTACAAGACCTCGGGCTATATCCGGCCTGGCGACGGCTTTTCGGGCAAGGCCGGAACCGAGCCGCTGCCGACCTTGCTGTCGGCACAGCAGATTGAAGATGTCGTCGCCTATCTGGTGACGCTGAAAGAGTGA